The window ATAGCGATCTGTTAATAAGCCTTGAGCTAATGGACTAAATACTACCGCTCCTAGTCCTTCTTCTTCCAACACATCCAATAACTCATCTTCAATTTCACGATTGAACATATTATATTTAGGTTGATGAACAACAAAAGGCGTGCCTAATTTTTTTAATAATTTGCTTATTTCTTTTGTTTCTTTTGGTTGATAATTTGAAACACCTACATATAGGGCTTTCCCCTGTCTCACTAATAAGTCTAGCGTATGAGCTGTTTCTTCAAGTGGCGTGTTAGGGTCTGGACGATGGTGATAAAAAATATCAAAATAATCTACCCCAACTCGTTGTAAACTTTGATCACAACTAGCAATTAAACTTTTCTTTGATCCCCACTCTCCGTATGGCCCTGGCCACATATAATAACCTGCTTTTGATGATATAATAAGTTCATCTCGGTAACCTTTCAAGTTTTCTCTTAATATGCGACCAAAATTAATTTCTGCCGAACCTGCAGGTGGCCCATAATTATTAGCCAAATCAAAATGTGTAATGCCTTCATCAAAGGCCTTCATAATAATATTTTTCTGATTATTCAAGCTATCCACGTCACCAAAATTATGCCATAATCCTAATGAGATAGCAGATACCTTTAATCCAGAGTTTCCAAGATTACGGTACGTCATATGATCATATCGTTTACTGTTAGGTTGATACATCGTTAAATCCCTCCATTTAATTACTCTTCCTAATTTTTCTTACATCAAATTCATCAGCATGGGTAAGTTACACTACCAGCGTTTTGTTTACGCTTTCAAAATAGTTTTAGTAACATCTATTCTTACAAAATATTATGCCTATTTTCCTTTAAAAATTTGTATACTTTATTATATC is drawn from Vagococcus xieshaowenii and contains these coding sequences:
- a CDS encoding aldo/keto reductase is translated as MYQPNSKRYDHMTYRNLGNSGLKVSAISLGLWHNFGDVDSLNNQKNIIMKAFDEGITHFDLANNYGPPAGSAEINFGRILRENLKGYRDELIISSKAGYYMWPGPYGEWGSKKSLIASCDQSLQRVGVDYFDIFYHHRPDPNTPLEETAHTLDLLVRQGKALYVGVSNYQPKETKEISKLLKKLGTPFVVHQPKYNMFNREIEDELLDVLEEEGLGAVVFSPLAQGLLTDRYLHGIPDNSRAARDDSPFLDEERVLDTLYKVKALNEVAQNRNQTLAEMSLAWNLRKEGVSSVIIGASKMSQLESNLNALNNLLFSEEEERKIDQILMA